A stretch of Candidatus Eisenbacteria bacterium DNA encodes these proteins:
- a CDS encoding transposase, whose translation MKKSRFSEEQITMALRHAEAGTPVAEVCRKLQITEQTFYRWKRKFGSLGTPEIRELRQTRKELPRWPR comes from the coding sequence ATGAAGAAGAGTAGGTTTTCCGAAGAGCAGATTACCATGGCCCTCAGACATGCCGAGGCCGGCACGCCAGTGGCTGAGGTTTGCCGTAAGCTCCAGATCACCGAACAGACATTTTATCGCTGGAAGAGGAAGTTTGGTAGTTTGGGCACACCTGAGATTAGGGAGTTACGCCAAACCCGGAAGGAGCTTCCAAGATGGCCGAGGTGA
- a CDS encoding four helix bundle protein, which yields MAEVMTVIPKTYDLLVWILPVLAKFPRDQKFLLGDRLQTGLMDLLGLLIEANYTCDRTQLLRRANIELEKFRFLCRLASD from the coding sequence ATGGCCGAGGTGATGACGGTGATCCCCAAGACCTATGATTTGCTGGTCTGGATCTTGCCGGTGCTCGCGAAATTCCCTCGGGACCAGAAGTTTCTGCTGGGTGACCGGTTGCAGACGGGTCTCATGGATCTTCTCGGGCTCCTGATCGAGGCCAACTACACGTGCGACCGGACCCAGCTTCTGCGCCGGGCCAACATCGAACTCGAGAAGTTCCGCTTCCTCTGCCGTCTGGCGAGCGACA